Within Brienomyrus brachyistius isolate T26 chromosome 20, BBRACH_0.4, whole genome shotgun sequence, the genomic segment TAATGTACTCTACACAGTCTTCCCTACTTTGAGTCCTGGCGTCAATAGGTCTTTCGTTAGCAAGGTTGGCTGCCATGAAGAGAAAGGTTTGGAATTCACCCCAGGTGAAAACACCATCTCCACCAAGGTTGCTTAGAGCCCGCTTCACTATTCTGACAGCCGCCTCTGCTGCACCATTTCTATGCGGAGAATCTGAGGGGTGGATCTTCCAAGACCATTCCGTTCCATGCTTGGCAGATAGGTCTTCAACTTGAGACCTGTCCAGTTGGTCAAAGAATTTGTATAGCTTCTCCAGAGCAGGTTTGGCTCCAACAAAGTTAGTACCGGGGTCTGACCAAAGTTTCCTGGGGTGCCCTCTCAGTGACGTGAATCTTTGGTAGGCCAGCAGGAAACCTTCAGATGACTGGTCACTTACCACGTCAGTGTGTATGGCACGGGAGGCCATGCAACAGAAGACAATTCCCCATACCTTGAGTCTGGTTCTTTTCTTAACTTCATCTTTCACTTCATATGGACCGAACAGATCCAAGGTGGTGAATTCGAAAGGAGCAGCTGGGCCTGTTCGCTCTGGAGGCAAGTGCGCCATTATTTGTTGACACTGCTTCGCCCTGTTCTTCCTGCAGCTCACACAACTGTCAACCATCTTCTTGGCAATTCTCCGGCCTTTTATTACCCAGGCTGTCTTCCTCATCCGGAGAAGGGTTGCTGCTACACCCTCATGGTTAACTTCATGGGATTTTCGTGCCAGCAGAGTAGACACCCATGCTTCAAATGGCAGAACTGGCACGGCAGTCTTCTCCTCATTGAACATCTGGATTCTACCTCCACAAAGTAGGAGCCCAGTGTTCACATCTTTGTATACTGCTAATCTGCTGAGAGTTGTTTCTGGAAAAGTTACACCGACTTGAGCTGCTAGTAAGAGGTCGTCACATGCATCCTCAAGCTCTTTGCTGGTCAACCCAGCCAGCTTGGGTGTTGTTGCGTCCCACTTTGGCCGTTTTGGGTTTGAAATCCTCTTCAGCCACTGCTCGGCAGCTCGACGGATCCAGGCAATTACTCTCTTCAGTttggtcagactactgaaccGTGTTATGTTCACGAGATGTCTAACCCAGCCAGTGGGCCTCATTCTTGGCAGAGTGGATTTTCCCTCTTGACAAGGACTTTCCTGAGTGGTTAGTGGATCTTCATTCTGTTGACTCATTTTGGCTTGAGCTCTGGTCAGTACAGCTGAAAATGCCTTGGTTTGAAGCTTGTTTACACTCTCCCTGGCCTGGGCTGCAACTTCTccagctgaatgaataggccactCCTCCACTGGCCACATCAGGAACTCTGGTCCATTTTGCCATGTGGAACTCTCCTTCAAATCGTCAGGAGTGCCTCCTCTTGTTATAATGTCAGCTATATTTAGATCTCCACGAATCCACCACCAGTCTTGCACTGGCCCAGCCTTCTGGATTTCACCTACTCTGTTTGCGAAGAAGGTTTGGTATCCATAATTGTCTCGCTGAATGGCTCCTAGGATTGTTTGACTGTCCAGTAGATGGAACCATCTCTCAATCTTCAATCGTGCATGCTTCTCCACGTACTTCCTGATCCTAGCTGCAAAGACTGCGCCACatatttctgccttcacagcatCTCCCTTTTGATCCAGGGGTGTGAGTTTGGCTTTGGCTTCCACTAACCGGACTTCAATGCCTTGAGTTGTTTCCCATCTTAAGTACATGACAGCTCCGTATGTTTTGTCACTTCCATCAGAGAATGTGATGCCCCAAGGTTTACCTTTCCAGTCAGATGGTGTGAGGCTCCTGTGGAATTTCACTCGACCAAGCTGCACATATTCTTCGAAAAGCTGTATAGCTTCTTCTCTGAGGCCTTCTGAGAGAGGTTGATCCCAGGTTTCTTGGGTCAGTTTGCCACCCCCTCCTTCTTGAAATGCTTTACGAACAAGAATCGCTCCTTTCTGCTTGACCGGTGCAACTAGGCCAATTGGGTCATACAGTGCAGCAACTTGGCTTAAGAGAGCTCTTCTAGTCAGTGGGTTAGGTGTTTCAGTTCTCACCTCCTCTTCGAGAAGATCTTTGCCAACTCGCATTTTCTTCTTCCTTTTAGAAAAGTTCACAGCGGTCAGCATGTAGAGCTTGTCCTCATCCACTTGGTAGCCAATGCCCAAGGCTTTGTTGTCCCCTTCCCTCATTTGGTTTGGAAGAATTAAGGTTTTCCTTTGCTCCTGGCTTAGGACATCAGCTTCAGCTCCTTTCCTCCCACTTTGCCCTGACCGGACCCATGGTTTAAGGAAGAAGCCTCCAGCTTTTAGAATCTCTTCAACATTTGCTGTGATGTTGTCAAGTCTGTGCAGGTCATTGTGGGAGGTTAAGAGGTCATCCACATAACTGTCTTCTTCGATAACTCTTCGTTCATCCACCAAGTGAGTGAATTTGGGCAGGTTCGCAGTCTCCCTCATAGCCAACTGTGCAATGCAACCAGCGGGTTTGTCACCGATGTTAACTCTGGTGATTGCGTATTCACAGATCTCCTTTTCTGGGCTGTCTCTCCACAGGAATCTGTGTAGATGCATCTCACGCTCCTCCAACCAGACAGAGTTATACATCTTCTTTACGTCTCCTAGAGCTGCATGCACGCCTTCTCTAAATCTTAGTAGGATGGCTCTGATGGGGTTAAGGACATCTGGTCCCTTTAGAAGAAGATCATTCATGCTTACCCCTTTGTATTTCTGGCTACTGTTCCAGACAATGCGAACTGGTGTTGTCACTGAATGAGGGTTAGGCGCCACCAAGTGGCTGACATACCACACTGGTCCCGTCCACTTCTCCATGACTTCACTGGTGAGTTTCATGGCTACACCTCTTTCGACCATTTCATGGATTTGGGTTGCATAAGCGACTTTCCATTCTGGTTCCTTGCTTAGTTGCTTTTCCATCCTTAAGAAGCAAGCCTGGACTGCCCTTTTGTTTTCAGGGAGAGATGTAGGACATTCAGTCCAAGGATACTTTGCATCCCAGTGTGGTGTAGGTGTGTGAGCATCCTTTTCCTTGTAGGTGAGGCCTCCTTTAATGATCTCAAGCTCCCTCTCCTCTGCTAAGGTCATGTCTCTTCCTCCTGGTGAGCAGTTTCCACATCGACATCCTCCACACCTTGGTTCGCATGCGGCTCCGATGCTGTCCCAGTGCCACCACTCAAGGAACCCACGGTTACTGGCAGATGTAAATTTGGACAGCGCATCTTCCTGCAGTTGCCAGCCTGGTTTGGTTGTTGGAACTGTGATCTCCTGATATCTGACAGCAGCGGTTCGCATGGAGCGAGCGAAATGGGTTCTTGACTCATATGCTGCCACCTCCACTTCTTCAAATAAGTCAGGATGGGCTCCGCCCACTGTTTTCCCCAATGGGCTTTCCCACAAAACAAGGTCTCCGATGACTTTGACTCTTTGAGGTGCAAGTCTTCCCTCACGGTGGCTTATGAGAAGCTCGACTTCGGCTGGTCTCTTCAGGTCTTCGAGCTGGACATCTGGGAAGAATCTTTTTAACTTCTCAGGCTGAATTGTTTGATATACCTTAGCAATTTCATCCAGGCCATAGCAGACTAGTTGATGTGCTCTTTCAGTCCCTTTTGGAGTCTTGACTCTGACCTTTAGGAGGTACCTTCTTGTATTGACTCGCATAGTCATTCCACCAACCCCATGTATGACCAGGGTTATCTCTTCACTCCTCAGGCCCAATCTTTCAGCAGCTTTGTGGGTTATGTAATTGGTGTCAGATGCTAGGTCAATGAGGGTACCAATCTTTTGACCTGCGTTCGCCGTCACCTGCATCAGCATCATGATCACTGGAAGTTCAATCAGCCCATTCTTCTTCAGTAGCTCAGACTGGCCTGCTGTTTTGAGTGTCACTGAGGACCTGTTAGTGAATGCCTTTCGACATTGCTCTGCTAGTTCTGGGGAAAGTTGTGACAAGAACTTCTCCTGTTCCTCTGTGAACTTCCCTTTACTTCTTTCATCTCTTCCACCTTTACCCCCTTCTCCTCTTCTGGATTCAGTTTTTGGGCACAGGAAATAATGGTGGTCTGGACCAGTTCCTCCCGTTTTGCAGTCTGTATTCCTGCATAAAAAATTTTCCCTGCAGTATCCGTCATCATCATGGTACCCTAAGCATTTGCTGCATGCTCCCAGTTTCTTTAGAACAGACTTCTTTTCGGACAGTTTCAAAGCTTTAAATTTCTTGCAGAAGAAGACCTTTTTGCTGTGTCCACGATCACCACAGACACCACAGCCCTCATCAACTTCTTTCTTTGTAGCTCTGGTTGATGCAGTCTTTCTCTCATGCCTTTTCTCTGGCTTGTCTATCTTGTCCACAATTTTAAGTTGTTCAAGTCTCTCCAGTATCTCTTCTTGATTCTTCAGGAATTTCAAGAGCATGTCAAAGTGAGTATCTGCAGTGACATTATTTTCAGGGTTGACCAGGAACATTAGCCAGTCTCTTTTTATGAAGTCGGGTAACTTGCTTTCAATGGACTTGATGACTaatggatttttcatggctcccacgTTCCCCAGCTCTGTCAGATCTGCCAGTGCCTTCTCCACAGATTGAATCAGGTCAATGACTTTCCTCGGCTGGTTCCCCTTCACTGGAGGCATATTCTCTAGTTCTTCGAGGATTTCAACTGTAATGGTGGACTTGTTGCCGTATCTATTGTCCAGGACCCTGAACATGTCAGCTGCTGTTGTATAGGTTGAAAGTCTTAATTCTTTTGCAATGGTCTCGCTCACACTCTCCagaagctgaatcttcagaacTTCAGGTGAGCCAGTGGGCTCCCCCTGCCTTTGCAGGCTCTCCCAGTCCTTTCTCCACCTGTGGAACTCTCTCTTACTTCCCTGGAAGACAGGCAGAGTAGTTGGTTTTATCTTCACAACAGGTGGTGGTGGTTGGACAGGTTTCCCACTTGTGCCTTGATCAGCCAGCCTCCTTGATATGGCAAACTCTGCTTTTCTCAATTGTAGCCTGTTGTGGGTTGCTCTCAGTTCTTTAAGTCTCCCAGCCAGTTCATCTTTTGATGATTCGGGGATCCATCTCTCCCACTCAGACATTGCTGAGATGGCTGCGTTTATCTTTTCTTCCAATAAGGTGAGGTGACCTTCATAGCCTTCTAGATTGTCACTTCTGACTTGAACTCTGTCAGCTTCATCAATTGCTTCTTCTGCTTCAAGAATCGATGTTCTAAGTTCGTTCTTTCCATATCTTCCCCACATGTTAGTTTGTACAATGTCCCTTACTTCCTCCATTTtaatttctgcatcttttatggTTGTCTTTATGTCAGTTTCTTGCTGCTTATCAAGTTCTGCTTCATTATCCGCCGCCTTGACGTCAGCATCCAGTCCGATCCTGTAGTCCTCATTAGAATCAAGCACTGACCTGAACCGGTCTGAAAGTTTTCCAAATTCCTCCTTTAATTCAGCTCTCAGCATGGTGTTTGCTCCCCTTGAAATGAAGTTGGCCAGTTTGGTGAAGCTGCTCTTTGCAATGGTCCTCTCCTGCTTCAGTAGTTTGACAGTCTTCCCCAAGACCTCTTCAGCCATCTTTATTTCCTTTTTCCGTCCACAGCTTATCTGGTATGAAGCCCTTTATCTTCCACTCCAGGCTGCTCCGTTGGTTATCAACTGTTAAGTTCCACTCTAGTTCCACTCCAAAAGGACACACCGGGACAACTCTTGATTCACCTTTCGTTGAGTTTTATTTACCAACTTAGACTTGTTGGTTTCAAGTTAATCAACCAATGCTTGAACCGTCAGGTTGATAACCTACAAAGCACAGATACAGAGGTTCACTATGTCATTTTGTAAGATGTTAAAACAATACATGAGCTTTttagattacattaattaaattaaggtAAACAAATGAACCATTGTAAGTATTTCAAATGAATTAATAACATTAATCTAGTGAATTAAGTTAAATCAAATAATAAATTTCATTAAATGCTCGCTTCAAACAACAGAACAGTTAAACATCAAATGTAATAAAGACAATCAAACGTCAAACAGGCAATCAAATCAAAATGAAAGCTTTTGCATTTTAGTTCTTTTTAACTAATATAACCTAATAACATTTACCAACCATTGGTGTCTTTGGAGTAAACTCTTGAGTAGAGCTTGCTGTGCTGTTCCTTGGCTTGTTTGAAGACTGAGCTACCATTCCTGTTCAGGTGTTTTCATTTGTGATCAGCAGCCATTTtgttggtgcattatgggaaatgtagtttgACGGTGGTGGCAACCTTAGACCTTCAATTGTTCAGTTATAACCCAACAATGAGATAAAGATTACAAAATGATATTTGGTGTTATCTAAGAGAGAATAGGTACTTTACATGTTAATTAGAAATTTGTCAAATATACAACTACCCTTTTCCCTAAGTATGGAAAGTAAAATCAATAATGAATTTTAATCAGGCTCCTTCTTGTCCTCTTTCTGTTAATGGCGTGGGTATGCGGCACTTTGTCCCGTGTAATATGTGTTCATGTTGCCCAGGTTCCTTGATAATTCTGATGGCGTTGGCTTTAACGACAATAgatttacataaataaaaagcaGGAATGTATTACAACAGATGCTCTACACAACAGACTTACAAGAAAGTGTAATGATGATAGAGATCCACCTCTAATGAAGCATCTGGAATTTTATGGTCAGCACAAGAGCTGTGTGCAGAAGATGGTCATGGTGCTTGGAAAATACATCACTAAATCAGAAAGCTTGCAAGTGATACGAAGTGCACTACTGACACACTCTTAAACAGTGATGCCATAGCAAATGACTATAAAATAGTCACGTTCTCAAATAGCTTTCTTCTGTAAACTTTTCATCATTGTATGCTGAAAGTGATTTCTTGGACCAAAATAGCAATATAATCAAAGTGAAATTGCTCTTTTTTTCCAGTCTATAATTATAAATGTCTTTGATTCCATTCATCTGTCATGCCAGGTTATATTACTGATATAAGAACCATACTGAATATATAGACTGAACATAGAGAATATATTCTGAAAGAAATTTCAGTAGGTGGTAAGAAATGCTGCACAGGGCAGACCCTGTTATCTCAAGCTCCTTGAGGGGAATCTGTTGATCTACCATGTCAAAGTTACCTGGGGAGTTGGAATCCTGTTATAGGAATATCAATGTTTCTGTTCCCTAATGGAGGAAAGGGGGTCATTTCAGCAGACCAGAGTGAAAAAACAGACTTTCTGGAATCTGAAAGATGTTCTTGTAATCAAACAGACACTGATTCTTAATGAGCAGTTTGCATAATTGTCCTAGAATGGGAGAAAGAAAAGACGTTAGCCTTCAGTTCTGCATGGATGACTAAGCAAGACAGGGATTTTCATAGCTCTGTCACAGAGGCCACCAGTAATGACACCGGAATAGAGTTAAGATTAAGAGGTTATATTTTGAACACTAATGCATTATATCTTTGAGTAATAATGTTTTTGGCACTAACGCGAAGGCTATTCATGTACTGTTTGTTCTAATATGTTCAGTGGACAGAATCACTAAACTGGCAGAAAATAATCAAGAGACAAACACTATAATGGGCAATAGTATTGAGACACCTGGCCACTACACCTAAACAAAATTTtatcaccattcattcacaggcatcaatatggagttggtcccccccccccattgcaatTATGGCAGCTGCCACTTTTCTGTGAAGGCTtttcacaagattttggagtatgTCTGTGGAACTTTTTACACCTTCattcagaagagcatttgtgaggtcaggcactgatgttggatttgAAGGCCGGGCTCACAATCTCCGTTATAGTTTATCCCAAATGTGTTTGAAGGAGCTGAGGGGTCTAGCTCAACCtctgaaaaataaccccatacCATCATTCCTCCTCTACCAAACTTTACAGCTGGCACAGGACAGTCAAGCAGCTCAAGTTCGCCTGGCATCCAACGCTTGCTTCTGTGCTTGGAtgtgtgaggcttgcatgcagctgttcAGTCATGGAAGGTGATTCCGTTCAGCTTCTGGTGCATAGTTTTTGtcctggggttaatgccagaggaaattTGTAACTCTACAGTTAGTGAGTCAACATTGCATTTGTGACATTTATGCACTATGTGCCTTAACACGTGGGCTGCCACTTTGTGGCGGAGTTTCTGTTTATCCTAAATGCTTACATTTTGCAATAAGACCACCTACTGTTAACTATGGATTATCTTGCAGGTAAGTAATTTCAAGAACTGACTTATTGAAAATGTGGCATCCCATGGCAGAACTACACTTGTATTCActaagctcttcagaatgacccattcttttacaaatctttgtaaacctgactgcatggctgggtgCCTGATTTCACATACTTGTGACATTGCGCCTGAATGAAACACccaaattcaataactaagagGGGTGTCCCAAAACTTTTGTCCATATGGCGTATGGCCATGTGCCTACATACATACAGTGCATTCAAAAAGTATTCAGTCCCGCTAACTTTTTTTCAAATATTGTCACAGTGCAGCCTTGCTATAGCTATATAAACATATACTCATTTAATTTCACTCTTCCCCAGTTTGTCAATCTACACTCAATACAACGTGATggtaaaatgagaaaaaaactgtaaaaaaaaacttgaatcaTCACATTAATGTAAATATTCAGACCCTTTGCTATGCTACTGGAAATATACCTGGGGAACAACCCATTTTAATTGACCATCTTCGAAATGTCTATACTAGAGCAGGTTAGTGGATAGgagcagtggtggcctaatggttaggtaAGGACACTTGTAATTGGAAGTGTACTATTCTCATCTATTATGAAACAGCAAGCTTAAACTCATTTCTCCATAATAATCTCCAAGGAACAGGCTCCATCTTGAATTTGGACAATTTTAATGAAGAAAAGGTAAAACTGAAATAACTCCAAATAACACAGGTAAGTACACAAATATTTAAAATCATCCAAAGGATACTAACAACCTTTATCTTTACAGGTAATGCTAACAGGTAAGTAGCATTACCGAATATATGCGAATATAGCCTTTACTATCTTGCATTACTAACTTATATTTCTCTTTCAGTTTCAGACTCATGAACAAACTTCACTTACTGACAATGCCGTATGAACACAAGAGTAAAGTTGCGTTGCAAACTTCTGTGTTGTGAGAACCTGTTACATTTTTCTTCAGTGAGGGAGACTAAAATGGCTACCCACATCATAAACAAGAAACTCAGGTCACAGGTTAAATAAaccctttcaaaataaaagtccccTATCAAATTCCTGGTCTTCCTATTACTGTAAGTTAcagaaagattgctggttcgaatcccaaagttctgaggtaccctgagtaaagtaccacccccaagcactacTCCCTTGCTGCTGaattgggttaaatgcagaggatttggttgttgtgcactgtggtgCAGCAGCACTGATCACCAGAAAATTTGTTAATCTAGTTTTTAATCTTCATACTCATCTGCATCACAGTCACCAAGTACTctactggttggctgaaaccaAACCATGTGCTGGATtttaac encodes:
- the LOC125715534 gene encoding uncharacterized protein LOC125715534, which produces MAEEVLGKTVKLLKQERTIAKSSFTKLANFISRGANTMLRAELKEEFGKLSDRFRSVLDSNEDYRIGLDADVKAADNEAELDKQQETDIKTTIKDAEIKMEEVRDIVQTNMWGRYGKNELRTSILEAEEAIDEADRVQVRSDNLEGYEGHLTLLEEKINAAISAMSEWERWIPESSKDELAGRLKELRATHNRLQLRKAEFAISRRLADQGTSGKPVQPPPPVVKIKPTTLPVFQGSKREFHRWRKDWESLQRQGEPTGSPEVLKIQLLESVSETIAKELRLSTYTTAADMFRVLDNRYGNKSTITVEILEELENMPPVKGNQPRKVIDLIQSVEKALADLTELGNVGAMKNPLVIKSIESKLPDFIKRDWLMFLVNPENNVTADTHFDMLLKFLKNQEEILERLEQLKIVDKIDKPEKRHERKTASTRATKKEVDEGCGVCGDRGHSKKVFFCKKFKALKLSEKKSVLKKLGACSKCLGYHDDDGYCRENFLCRNTDCKTGGTGPDHHYFLCPKTESRRGEGGKGGRDERSKGKFTEEQEKFLSQLSPELAEQCRKAFTNRSSVTLKTAGQSELLKKNGLIELPVIMMLMQVTANAGQKIGTLIDLASDTNYITHKAAERLGLRSEEITLVIHGVGGMTMRVNTRRYLLKVRVKTPKGTERAHQLVCYGLDEIAKVYQTIQPEKLKRFFPDVQLEDLKRPAEVELLISHREGRLAPQRVKVIGDLVLWESPLGKTVGGAHPDLFEEVEVAAYESRTHFARSMRTAAVRYQEITVPTTKPGWQLQEDALSKFTSASNRGFLEWWHWDSIGAACEPRCGGCRCGNCSPGGRDMTLAEERELEIIKGGLTYKEKDAHTPTPHWDAKYPWTECPTSLPENKRAVQACFLRMEKQLSKEPEWKVAYATQIHEMVERGVAMKLTSEVMEKWTGPVWYVSHLVAPNPHSVTTPVRIVWNSSQKYKGVSMNDLLLKGPDVLNPIRAILLRFREGVHAALGDVKKMYNSVWLEEREMHLHRFLWRDSPEKEICEYAITRVNIGDKPAGCIAQLAMRETANLPKFTHLVDERRVIEEDSYVDDLLTSHNDLHRLDNITANVEEILKAGGFFLKPWVRSGQSGRKGAEADVLSQEQRKTLILPNQMREGDNKALGIGYQVDEDKLYMLTAVNFSKRKKKMRVGKDLLEEEVRTETPNPLTRRALLSQVAALYDPIGLVAPVKQKGAILVRKAFQEGGGGKLTQETWDQPLSEGLREEAIQLFEEYVQLGRVKFHRSLTPSDWKGKPWGITFSDGSDKTYGAVMYLRWETTQGIEVRLVEAKAKLTPLDQKGDAVKAEICGAVFAARIRKYVEKHARLKIERWFHLLDSQTILGAIQRDNYGYQTFFANRVGEIQKAGPVQDWWWIRGDLNIADIITRGGTPDDLKESSTWQNGPEFLMWPVEEWPIHSAGEVAAQARESVNKLQTKAFSAVLTRAQAKMSQQNEDPLTTQESPCQEGKSTLPRMRPTGWVRHLVNITRFSSLTKLKRVIAWIRRAAEQWLKRISNPKRPKWDATTPKLAGLTSKELEDACDDLLLAAQVGVTFPETTLSRLAVYKDVNTGLLLCGGRIQMFNEEKTAVPVLPFEAWVSTLLARKSHEVNHEGVAATLLRMRKTAWVIKGRRIAKKMVDSCVSCRKNRAKQCQQIMAHLPPERTGPAAPFEFTTLDLFGPYEVKDEVKKRTRLKVWGIVFCCMASRAIHTDVVSDQSSEGFLLAYQRFTSLRGHPRKLWSDPGTNFVGAKPALEKLYKFFDQLDRSQVEDLSAKHGTEWSWKIHPSDSPHRNGAAEAAVRIVKRALSNLGGDGVFTWGEFQTFLFMAANLANERPIDARTQSREDCVEYITPNSLLLGRANPKGDPGDFQFDGYPYKRLKSIQTEVSKFWKKWSQLAGPNLFVRNKWHTKERNVAVGDVVWLADQNALRGQYRLARVVSVNTDNKGIVRDVLVRTFPSYPVPIRKAAGKEPAAGSNRVKQKIPATTLHRDVRRLVNLIPIEEQE